A single region of the Triticum dicoccoides isolate Atlit2015 ecotype Zavitan chromosome 2B, WEW_v2.0, whole genome shotgun sequence genome encodes:
- the LOC119367394 gene encoding zinc finger A20 and AN1 domain-containing stress-associated protein 7-like has product MAHGQEPSTQAAAGGAAPLCANGCGFYGSEATKNMCSKCYRDHLKAGDVAAPAAVEGKLTFDDLILAFKKSVSLQDSTEGPGAEAAAKKSAPTRCMACKKKVGLLGFACRCGGTFCSLHRYVDGHACSFDYKKVGREQIAQQNPLVAPSKLRNKI; this is encoded by the coding sequence ATGGCGCACGGGCAGGAGCCGTCGACGCAGGCAGCCGCCGGTGGTGCCGCGCCGCTCTGcgcgaacggctgcgggttctacgGGAGCGAGGCGACCAAGAACATGTGCTCAAAGTGCTACCGCGACCACCTCAAGGCCGGAGATGTGGCTGCCCCCGCCGCCGTCGAGGGGAAGCTCACGTTCGACGACCTCATCCTCGCCTTCAAGAAGTCGGTGAGCCTGCAGGACTCTACCGAGGGACCGGGGGCGGAGGCGGCAGCGAAGAAGTCGGCGCCAACCAGGTGCATGGCGTGCAAGAAGAAGGTGGGGCTGCTGGGGTTCGCTTGCCGTTGCGGTGGCACCTTCTGCTCGCTGCACCGCTATGTCGACGGGCATGCGTGCAGCTTCGACTACAAGAAGGTCGGCCGTGAGCAGATCGCGCAGCAGAACCCTCTCGTCGCGCCGTCCAAGCTCCGCAACAAGATATGA